Proteins encoded within one genomic window of Humulus lupulus chromosome 1, drHumLupu1.1, whole genome shotgun sequence:
- the LOC133812666 gene encoding probable methyltransferase TCM_000336, with product MDVDNVFHMTGGNGHTSYTNNSSLQKKASDMVKHITLETVQELYLTTTPKVLGIADLGCSSGPNTLSIIKDIVGAVQTASSKIMVPPPEFQVFLNDLPTNDFNSIFKSLPDFSKKLLNKERQDTTTTTTTPSIFIGGYPGSFYGRLLPNNCLNFVYSSYSLHWLSKVPPGLYDEKGMSINKGSIYISERSPKEVTQAYLKQFQKDFSLFLRARSKEVIQGGRMVLILLGREGPDHHVDRGNSFFWQLLSRSFSILVSKGVIEEEKVDSYDVHFYAPSKDEIEEQVRREGSFELTLFDMFEIERNNNDINESHGMTIAMTVRAIQESMISQHFGEGILDSFFEIYARLIDEEIAKEDIRPITFVVVLKKL from the exons ATGGATGTAGATAATGTTTTCCACATGACTGGAGGAAATGGCCATACTAGCTATACAAATAATTCCTCCCTTCAG AAGAAGGCCTCAGATATGGTGAAACATATAACCCTAGAAACAGTGCAAGAACTTTACCTCACAACAACTCCAAAAGTCTTGGGAATAGCTGATCTGGGTTGTTCTTCTGGTCCAAATACTTTATCTATTATCAAAGATATAGTCGGTGCTGTCCAAACGGCAAGTAGTAAGATCATGGTTCCACCACCAGAGTTCCAAGTCTTTCTCAATGATCTTCCAACAAACGACTTCAACTCCATCTTTAAGTCCTTACCAGATTTTTCAAAAAAACTTCTCAACAAAGAAAGACaagatactactactactactactactccttctATCTTCATAGGAGGTTATCCTGGCTCCTTCTATGGAAGACTCTTACCCAACAACTGCCTTAACTTTGTCTATTCTTCTTACAGTTTGCACTGGCTCTCcaag GTTCCTCCAGGTTTATATGATGAGAAGGGAATGTCTATAAACAAAGGAAGTATTTACATCTCCGAGAGGAGCCCAAAAGAGGTTACACAAGCATACTTGAAGCAATTTCAGAAGGATTTCTCACTGTTCCTTCGAGCAAGATCCAAGGAAGTGATTCAAGGTGGAAGAATGGTGCTAATTTTGTTGGGAAGAGAAGGCCCTGATCATCATGTTGACAGAGGCAACTCTTTCTTTTGGCAACTCTTATCTCGTTCTTTTTCTATATTAGTCTCCAag GGTGTTATTGAGGAGGAGAAGGTTGATTCTTACGATGTGCATTTCTATGCACCATCGAAAGATGAAATTGAGGAACAAGTGAGAAGAGAGGGCTCTTTCGAATTGACCCTATTTGACATGTTCGAAATAGAGAGGAATAATAATGACATCAATGAGAGCCATGGAATGACCATTGCAATGACAGTAAGGGCTATACAAGAATCGATGATTAGTCAGCACTTTGGAGAAGGGATTTTGGACAGTTTCTTTGAAATTTATGCAAGGCTGATAGATGAAGAAATTGCTAAAGAAGATATTAGGCCAATCACTTTTGTTGTCGTTCTTAAGAAATTGTGA